Proteins encoded by one window of Glycine soja cultivar W05 chromosome 15, ASM419377v2, whole genome shotgun sequence:
- the LOC114388434 gene encoding photosystem I reaction center subunit psaK, chloroplastic has product MATTVMTTLPQFSGLRPQFSAAPVKNLVAVQPMSRKGKGALGARCDYIGSSTNLIMVASTTLMLFAGRFGLAPSANRKATAGLKLEVRDSGLQTGDPAGFTLADTLACGSVGHIIGVGVVLGLKNIGAL; this is encoded by the exons ATGGCAACCACTGTGATGACCACTCTCCCCCAATTCAGTGGTCTTAGACCCCAATTCTCAGCTGCCCCTGTGAAGAACTTG GTTGCTGTGCAACCCATGAGTCGCAAGGGGAAGGGTGCATTGGGAGCTCGATGTGACTACATTGGTTCATCCACTAATCTG ATTATGGTGGCTTCTACAACCCTGATGCTGTTTGCTggaaggtttggattggctccatCAGCAAACAGGAAAGCCACTGCAGGGCTAAAGCTGGAGGTGAGGGACTCAGGCTTGCAGACTGGTGACCCTGCTGGCTTCACCCTTGCTGACACCTTGGCCTGTGGATCTGTTGGCCACATCATTGGGGTTGGGGTTGTTCTTGGTCTCAAGAACATTGGTGCCCTGTAA
- the LOC114385958 gene encoding uncharacterized protein LOC114385958: MPLYTKFLKDFLTKKRKYINNESIVVEGNYSAVIQRKLPHKVKDPGSVTIPCSIRDVSVGKALFDLGASINLMPLSMFRRIGNLNIAPMRMTLQLAEHSIIRPFGVVEDVLVIVCHFTYPMVFVIMDIEEDVEIPLILGRSFMLNAKCVVDMGNDNLDMGVEDQKVTLNMFEAIKHPKTCFKVEAVEQEADLARRHLKNVFQEKDEAKTVMNPSNPSGGFPGLGRQAFSLFYSAEATPPHAAKPLPWPIPTDAEPSSSLPLAVDDDTRGIPSPDVRANDDYVADITDAHIAWDPGPTQD, translated from the exons ATGCCTTTATATACCAAATTCCTGAAGGACTTCCtcacaaagaaaaggaaatatatCAACAATGAGAGCATAGTGGTAGAGGGCAATTATAGTGCAGTGATCCAGAGGAAGCTACCACACAAGGTCAAAGATCCAGGAAGCGTGACCATCCCATGCTCTATTAGGGATGTGTCTGTAGGGAAGGCTCTCTTTGACTTAGGAGCAAGCATCAACTTGATGCCCCTATCCATGTTTCGAAGAATTGGAAATCTGAACATAGCTCCAATGAGGATGACACTCCAGCTAGCAGAGCATTCCATAATAAGGCCGTTCGGGGTAGTTGAAGATGTCCTAGTCATAGTCTGCCACTTCACCTATCCGATGGTCTTTGTAATCATGGACATTGAAGAAGATGTTGAGATTCCCTTGATCCTGGGTCGGTCATTCATGTTGAATGCAAAGTGTGTTGTGGACATGGGGAATGACAACTTGGATATGGGTGTGGAAGACCAGAAAGTCACCTTAAACATGTTTGAGGCGATAAAGCATCCCAAGACTTGCTTCAAGGTGGAGGCAGTTGAGCAAGAAGCTGACCTTGCGAGGCGACACCTGAAGAATGtgtttcaagaaaaagatgaagcCAAGACGGTTATGAATCCATCAAACCCTTCCGGTGGATTCCCTGGGCTAGG ACGACAAGCCTTCTCCCTCTTCTACTCTGCAGAAGCAACTCCTCCTCATGCTGCAAAGCCTCTACCATGGCCAATACCTACTGATGCAGAACCTTCATCATCTCTACCTCTAGCAGTCGATGATGACACAAGAGGCATTCCTAGCCCAG ATGTCAGAGCTAATGATGATTATGTTGCGGACATCACTGATGCTCATATAGCTTGGGATCCAGGGCCTACACAGGATTGA